The Bicyclus anynana chromosome 3, ilBicAnyn1.1, whole genome shotgun sequence genome has a window encoding:
- the LOC112055552 gene encoding dnaJ homolog shv, whose amino-acid sequence MLIDSAYVCLIYFFSSILLVLAGRDYYKILGVSRSASTNEIKKAYRKLAKELHPDKNQGDPDASQKFQDLGAAYEALADQEKRELYDRCGEECLEKGGMMNNNDPFASFFGDFGFQFGGEPQHHETPRGADIVMDVIVSLEELYNGNFIEITRNKPVIKPAPGTRKCNCRQEMVTRNLGPGRFQMMQQTVCDECPNVKLVNEERLLEIEVEVGAPDNHKFRLRGEGEPHMDGEPGDLVFVFKTERHPQYTRRGDDLYTNVTISLQDALTGFTLDLVHLDGHKVSVSRDKVTWAGARVRKKGEGMPNFENNNLHGNLYVTFDIEFPKKDFSDDEKQELKKILQQSPNNKIYNGL is encoded by the exons atgttaatCGATTCAGCGTATGtgtgtttaatttactttttttcttcAATACTATTAGTACTCGCTGGACGGGATTACTATAAAATCCTCGGTGTGTCACGATCAGCTAGCACAAATGAAATCAAGAAAGCTTACAGAAAATTAGCAAAAGAATTGCATCCAGATAAAAATCAAGGTGATCCCGATGCATCTCAAAAGTTTCAAGACCTGGGAGCGGCGTACGAAGCATTGGCGGACCAGGAGAAGAGGGAACTTTACGACAGGTGCGGCGAAGAATGTTTGGAAAAGGGAGGCATGATGAACAATAACGACCCTTTTGCTAGCTTCTTCGGTGACTTTGGCTTCCAATTCGGCGGCGAGCCTCAACACCACGAGACTCCGCGCGGGGCGGATATCGTAATGGACGTCATCGTCTCCTTAGAAGAATTATACAATGGAAACTTCATTGAA ATAACACGGAACAAGCCAGTCATCAAGCCAGCGCCCGGCACTCGCAAGTGTAATTGCAGACAAGAGATGGTGACGAGGAACCTTGGCCCGGGACGCTTCCAGATGATGCAGCAGACTGTGTGTGACGAGTGTCCTAATGTAAAACTAGTCAATGAAGAAAGGCTGCTAGAGATAGAG gttGAGGTTGGTGCTCCAGACAACCACAAATTTAGATTAAGAGGTGAAGGTGAACCTCACATGGATGGAGAACCTGGCGACTTGGTGTTTGTGTTCAAAACAGAAAGACATCCACAGTATACACGAAGAGGAGATGATTTGTACACAAATGTCACAATATCTTTACAG gaTGCATTGACTGGGTTCACCCTCGACTTGGTGCACCTGGATGGACACAAAGTGTCGGTGTCTCGCGACAAGGTGACGTGGGCGGGCGCCAGGGTCCGCAAGAAGGGCGAGGGCATGCCCAACTTTGAGAACAACAATCTGCATGGAAACCTCTATGTCACTTTTGACATTGAATTCCCCAAGAAAGACTTCAGTGATGACGAGAAACAAG AACTGAAGAAAATATTACAACAGTCaccaaataacaaaatatacaatggACTATAA